From the Roseiconus lacunae genome, one window contains:
- a CDS encoding flagellar basal body-associated FliL family protein: protein MADENESGSDDKKKGGKLGKLIVWGLVFVMGAGTGVAVPLFVLPSNSTDASQPAPDENRMDIPEPDETLGFVDFDEVVVNLNDSRYSRYLTCTFSLQVSGTQKEAVQKLVDDNNVVLKNWLIAHLRDKKLEDVRGKLGHNLLRREIHDKFNEMLFTDGIERIQDVLFQDFKVQ from the coding sequence ATGGCAGACGAAAACGAATCAGGTTCAGACGACAAGAAAAAGGGCGGAAAGCTGGGCAAGCTCATTGTGTGGGGCCTTGTCTTTGTGATGGGCGCCGGAACCGGTGTCGCAGTTCCTTTGTTCGTCTTGCCTTCCAACAGCACCGACGCAAGCCAGCCGGCCCCCGACGAGAACCGGATGGACATCCCCGAACCCGACGAGACATTGGGATTCGTGGACTTCGATGAAGTCGTTGTGAATTTGAATGACAGCCGCTATTCGCGCTATCTCACCTGCACGTTTTCGTTGCAGGTTTCGGGGACGCAAAAAGAAGCGGTGCAGAAACTGGTCGACGATAACAACGTCGTGCTCAAGAACTGGTTGATTGCGCACCTGCGCGACAAGAAGTTGGAAGACGTGCGTGGCAAGCTGGGGCACAACCTGCTGCGCCGAGAGATTCACGACAAATTCAACGAGATGTTGTTCACCGACGGGATTGAACGGATTCAAGACGTCCTCTTTCAAGACTTCAAGGTGCAATGA
- a CDS encoding FliM/FliN family flagellar motor switch protein, with protein MTLRAFDFREIAGLDDTATAIRTWLSKSTSFFSDEWVQATGFGAKLVLGPVSTDSFESILDATPRTDWCCVAYLREDLPTLWYSSGANFRKVVGDLIGFDPPEESDEETSEPQEDIELGAIEADLVQWVLDTFAACLSQGWMGTDEMAIQTGKMEKDPRKLRLYRAKDLMTRVTLKVECKSATSEIHWLLPKQKVSKLFEDTVDNRQKAPAASPSKEMIIQMPVDLVTILGSAKVSMKDLKDLKPGQLIVLDQRIDAPMTATVDGASSFECWPGRLGNNQAIQVSRTNKK; from the coding sequence ATGACCCTCCGCGCTTTCGATTTTCGCGAAATCGCGGGACTGGATGACACAGCAACCGCGATCCGAACTTGGCTTTCCAAGTCGACTTCATTCTTTTCGGACGAGTGGGTCCAGGCGACGGGCTTTGGGGCAAAGCTCGTGCTCGGACCTGTCTCGACCGACAGTTTTGAGTCGATTTTGGATGCGACGCCAAGGACGGATTGGTGTTGTGTCGCCTACCTTCGTGAGGACCTGCCGACGCTCTGGTATTCCAGCGGTGCTAACTTTCGAAAAGTCGTTGGCGACTTAATTGGGTTCGATCCGCCGGAAGAGTCCGATGAAGAGACCTCCGAGCCGCAAGAAGACATTGAATTGGGGGCGATCGAGGCAGATCTGGTGCAGTGGGTGCTCGATACCTTCGCCGCTTGCCTGAGTCAGGGGTGGATGGGAACTGACGAGATGGCCATCCAGACGGGCAAGATGGAGAAAGATCCCAGGAAGCTTCGCCTGTATCGAGCCAAAGACCTGATGACACGTGTCACACTGAAGGTTGAGTGTAAATCTGCGACATCTGAAATCCATTGGCTTCTGCCGAAGCAAAAGGTCTCAAAACTCTTCGAAGATACGGTCGACAATCGCCAAAAAGCTCCGGCGGCGTCCCCATCGAAGGAGATGATCATCCAGATGCCGGTTGACCTTGTCACGATTTTGGGTTCGGCAAAGGTGTCTATGAAAGACCTCAAAGACCTTAAGCCGGGGCAGCTGATCGTGCTCGACCAGCGAATCGACGCGCCGATGACAGCGACCGTCGATGGAGCCTCTTCGTTTGAGTGTTGGCCCGGGCGGCTTGGTAATAATCAAGCAATCCAGGTATCGCGGACCAATAAGAAGTAA
- a CDS encoding FliM/FliN family flagellar motor switch protein — protein MSDEEKPNEAEAAEDAQTAVEEPTAETDESTGDDIPEFEQLNPNPPKSGGDLDLARFGGVHVTLTAELGRTQLTIEELIGLAEGSVVELNRAISAPVEIVAQGVPMGNGEVVVIDDQFAIRIKQIYST, from the coding sequence ATGAGCGACGAAGAGAAACCCAACGAAGCAGAAGCAGCCGAAGACGCGCAAACCGCGGTCGAAGAGCCCACAGCAGAAACGGATGAATCCACCGGTGATGACATTCCGGAATTTGAGCAACTGAATCCGAATCCGCCAAAGTCCGGTGGTGATTTGGACTTGGCAAGGTTCGGTGGTGTTCATGTCACGCTGACGGCTGAACTCGGACGGACACAATTGACAATTGAAGAGTTAATCGGACTGGCGGAAGGGTCCGTCGTTGAACTAAACCGGGCTATCAGTGCGCCGGTCGAAATCGTGGCTCAAGGAGTGCCGATGGGGAACGGCGAAGTTGTCGTGATTGATGACCAATTCGCGATCCGTATCAAGCAGATCTACTCGACGTAA
- the fliP gene encoding flagellar type III secretion system pore protein FliP (The bacterial flagellar biogenesis protein FliP forms a type III secretion system (T3SS)-type pore required for flagellar assembly.), with translation MDFLLLSQAASEVTAGTPEMFSDLAPPLQVAIMLGALSFAVAMLVSVTAFTRIIIVLSFVRRALSTQEIPPNQVMLGLSLFLTLFVMAPTFDKIHKNAVIPLMEAQANQEEGEKLEFGYLDGWKIASEELKTFMMANTRTSDLELFFELSETPPPSQRIDTPMKVAVPAFIISELKTAFIMGFCIYIPFLLIDLVISTILMALGMMMMPPVVVSTPCKLLLFVLVDGWQLISKALVASFA, from the coding sequence ATGGACTTCCTGTTACTGTCTCAAGCCGCTTCCGAAGTCACGGCCGGTACGCCGGAGATGTTTTCGGACCTTGCCCCGCCGCTTCAAGTGGCGATCATGCTCGGTGCGCTCAGCTTCGCCGTGGCGATGCTGGTTAGCGTGACCGCGTTCACACGTATCATCATCGTGCTTTCGTTTGTTCGGCGAGCGTTGTCGACTCAGGAGATTCCGCCAAACCAAGTGATGCTTGGGCTCAGTCTATTTTTAACCCTCTTCGTGATGGCGCCTACGTTTGACAAGATTCATAAAAACGCGGTCATCCCATTGATGGAGGCCCAGGCGAATCAAGAAGAGGGCGAGAAATTGGAATTTGGCTATCTCGACGGATGGAAGATCGCCTCCGAAGAACTGAAGACATTCATGATGGCGAACACTCGAACGAGTGATCTCGAGTTGTTCTTTGAACTGTCGGAAACGCCGCCGCCGTCGCAGCGAATCGATACGCCGATGAAGGTCGCGGTGCCGGCTTTCATTATCAGCGAATTGAAGACGGCGTTCATCATGGGGTTTTGCATCTACATTCCGTTCCTTTTGATCGACTTGGTGATCTCTACGATCTTGATGGCATTGGGGATGATGATGATGCCTCCCGTGGTTGTTTCGACTCCGTGCAAGTTGTTGCTGTTCGTCCTGGTCGATGGTTGGCAACTGATTTCGAAAGCGTTAGTGGCAAGTTTTGCCTAA
- the flhA gene encoding flagellar biosynthesis protein FlhA, translating to MKDTDSNFGFLQRSELWLSASFLLMLVVLIIPLPTFLLDMFLACNIASAVLLLLVTLGAKRPLDLASFPSLLLLLTLLRLSLNVATTRLILLDGNAGKIVLTFGDFVVGGNLVVGIVIFLILVTIQFIVITKGATRISEVNARFTLDAMPGKQMAIDAELNSGAIDENEARTRRKGLTQEAEFYGAMDGASKYVRGDAIAGLIIMVVNIIGGVILGVSNGQAIGDALQVYSILTIGDGLVSQIPALIIATSAGILVTKSASESSLGDEINQQVSSAYRSLYLGPVILFCIALTPGFPKLPFFFLAIAIFVFVYLAKQKAEQAESAPTEPSAPTEPAAPPEERGLQKFVQPERVIIEIGAGLISLAEPKNGKGIAERISTLREDVAMEHGFWVPAARIRDNLQIGVNEYRFLICGREIARGMLHVNDFLAINPGNINAELEGEPIRDPAFDLPAKWISENSRRRAEVLGFTVVDAPTVLITHLSECLRKHAHELLSRQDLHSMLEKLKEIAPTTVEEIKPDTVRPSTLHQVLVNLLRERISITALERIVESAVQYGPQIKDPVQLTEKIRGNIGHLICDRFRDANGNVRVIILEPRLEHHFRESASPDSIMLRPDQLERLIMDIQSKWEASRLKNQTAAVLVDSSIRFPLHRTIFRSLAEVSIIAYSEIPQDLRIESEGMIRYEDIIGARGAPEPQILGMQSTDSGKEGE from the coding sequence ATGAAAGATACGGACTCCAATTTCGGATTCTTACAGCGCAGCGAACTGTGGCTTTCCGCCTCGTTCTTGCTGATGCTGGTCGTATTGATCATCCCATTGCCGACATTTCTGTTGGATATGTTTCTGGCTTGCAATATCGCCTCTGCGGTGTTGTTGTTGCTGGTAACGTTGGGCGCGAAACGTCCGCTCGATCTTGCATCGTTTCCATCGTTATTGTTGTTGCTGACGTTGCTGCGTTTGTCATTGAATGTCGCGACGACCCGACTGATTTTGCTCGACGGAAATGCCGGGAAAATCGTTTTGACGTTTGGCGATTTTGTTGTCGGTGGCAACTTGGTCGTTGGGATCGTGATCTTTTTGATCTTGGTTACGATTCAATTTATCGTGATCACCAAGGGGGCGACTCGAATCTCGGAAGTCAACGCCCGGTTTACGCTCGATGCGATGCCAGGGAAGCAGATGGCGATCGATGCCGAGCTGAACAGCGGTGCGATCGACGAGAACGAAGCGCGAACCCGCCGCAAGGGCTTGACCCAAGAAGCGGAATTTTATGGAGCGATGGATGGTGCGAGTAAGTACGTTCGCGGCGATGCCATTGCCGGCTTGATCATCATGGTCGTCAACATTATCGGCGGCGTGATCCTTGGGGTCAGCAATGGCCAAGCGATTGGCGATGCGTTGCAGGTGTACTCGATCCTCACCATTGGTGATGGCTTGGTTTCTCAGATTCCAGCGCTAATCATCGCGACGAGTGCGGGTATTTTGGTCACCAAAAGCGCGTCAGAGTCGAGCCTAGGTGACGAAATAAATCAACAGGTATCGAGTGCCTATCGGTCACTCTATCTCGGTCCGGTAATCTTGTTTTGCATTGCCCTGACGCCTGGGTTTCCGAAACTACCGTTCTTCTTTTTAGCTATCGCCATCTTTGTGTTCGTCTATCTGGCAAAGCAAAAGGCTGAGCAGGCGGAATCAGCGCCGACCGAACCAAGTGCCCCGACCGAACCGGCGGCGCCTCCGGAAGAACGCGGATTACAGAAATTTGTTCAGCCCGAGCGAGTGATCATCGAAATTGGCGCGGGACTGATCTCATTGGCCGAGCCTAAAAATGGCAAGGGAATTGCCGAACGTATTTCGACCTTGCGTGAAGACGTCGCGATGGAACATGGGTTCTGGGTCCCGGCGGCACGAATTAGGGACAACCTTCAGATTGGCGTCAACGAGTATCGGTTTCTGATCTGCGGTCGCGAGATCGCGCGGGGCATGTTGCACGTCAACGATTTCCTCGCGATCAACCCTGGAAACATTAATGCAGAATTAGAAGGGGAACCGATCCGAGATCCAGCCTTCGACCTTCCCGCCAAGTGGATCTCGGAGAACTCGCGGCGGCGCGCCGAAGTTCTAGGGTTTACGGTCGTCGATGCACCCACGGTGCTGATCACTCACCTCAGCGAATGTCTCCGAAAACATGCGCATGAGCTTTTGAGTCGCCAAGACCTGCATTCCATGCTAGAGAAGCTAAAGGAAATCGCACCGACCACCGTCGAAGAGATCAAACCGGATACGGTGAGACCGTCGACGCTTCATCAAGTGCTTGTAAACTTGCTTCGCGAACGAATCTCGATCACCGCGCTCGAGCGAATCGTCGAATCCGCGGTACAGTACGGTCCACAAATCAAAGATCCCGTGCAGTTGACCGAGAAAATTCGCGGGAACATCGGACATCTGATCTGTGATCGTTTTCGTGACGCGAACGGAAACGTTCGTGTGATCATCTTGGAACCGCGACTGGAGCATCACTTCCGCGAGAGTGCGAGTCCTGATTCGATCATGCTTCGTCCCGATCAACTCGAGCGATTGATCATGGACATTCAGTCCAAGTGGGAAGCATCACGTCTGAAGAATCAAACGGCGGCGGTACTTGTCGATTCATCCATTCGGTTTCCGTTACACCGCACAATCTTTCGATCGCTCGCTGAGGTGAGCATCATCGCCTATAGCGAAATCCCTCAAGATCTTCGTATCGAATCAGAAGGGATGATCCGCTACGAAGACATCATCGGCGCTCGCGGAGCACCGGAACCCCAGATCCTTGGTATGCAATCCACCGATTCCGGGAAGGAGGGTGAATGA
- a CDS encoding sigma-70 family RNA polymerase sigma factor, with protein sequence MKAALESTYKRSSQSTRDQLVLENIDYVGRILSTMTFRLADRDQRENLHSAGVLGLVQAANGFDASQGVPFRTFAYPRIRGAIVDEMRKLSPLSPRVMRMVGVVKRICESMEPPISPEAISKRSGLTVSEVVECLEAMRFVKPDNWEDLSDVVHKTWRTKIDSAEDLAEKEELAELIAELIEQLPDKERLVLTLYHHEELNLAEIGAAMGLSESRVSRLLASARFKLREAIRWKTS encoded by the coding sequence ATGAAAGCAGCTCTGGAATCCACCTACAAACGCTCGTCCCAGTCGACGCGTGATCAATTAGTGCTTGAGAACATCGACTATGTCGGGCGTATCCTTAGCACAATGACGTTCCGTCTGGCCGATCGTGATCAACGTGAAAACTTGCACTCCGCAGGTGTGCTGGGGTTGGTCCAAGCGGCCAACGGATTCGATGCGTCGCAAGGTGTTCCTTTTCGTACGTTTGCTTATCCACGTATTCGTGGGGCAATCGTCGATGAAATGCGAAAGCTCTCACCGCTCTCACCTCGAGTCATGAGGATGGTCGGCGTAGTCAAGCGAATCTGCGAATCGATGGAGCCGCCGATCAGTCCTGAAGCGATTTCGAAACGATCAGGGTTAACGGTCAGTGAAGTGGTGGAATGCTTAGAAGCAATGCGTTTCGTCAAGCCAGATAACTGGGAGGATCTGTCTGACGTAGTTCACAAAACTTGGCGGACCAAAATCGATTCTGCGGAAGATCTGGCCGAAAAGGAAGAACTAGCCGAGCTCATTGCGGAATTGATTGAACAGCTACCTGACAAGGAACGTTTGGTGCTGACCCTCTATCATCATGAAGAACTGAACTTGGCCGAAATCGGAGCGGCAATGGGGCTTTCGGAATCGCGTGTCTCCCGCTTGCTCGCTTCGGCAAGATTTAAACTACGCGAGGCAATCAGATGGAAAACAAGCTGA
- the trhA gene encoding PAQR family membrane homeostasis protein TrhA, with product MVCLINDQVIGLIENDRPHGDAPVRHGEEWANAATHGLAAVGAAILGVLLCREASFVGFNMVLACAAYTASVVGTFSFSTLSHVILRQPLLDTMRAWDQAMIYAMISGTYTPIIYRHGPSWICGPLLVAIWVAAFLGIGTKLLARHRVNNITTAGYLLLGWLPAIPLYRQVPTEVGYGMMLGGVLYSLGVVVLLQDHRLPYLHAVWHLLVMSAALTHFLTIRWYVVG from the coding sequence ATGGTCTGCTTAATAAATGATCAGGTGATTGGATTGATCGAAAACGATCGGCCGCATGGCGACGCACCGGTGCGTCACGGAGAGGAATGGGCAAATGCGGCGACGCACGGTTTGGCCGCGGTCGGTGCTGCGATTCTTGGTGTCTTGCTATGCCGCGAAGCTAGTTTTGTGGGGTTCAACATGGTGCTCGCCTGCGCCGCCTACACGGCATCCGTCGTTGGCACGTTTTCGTTCTCAACGCTTTCACACGTGATTTTGCGACAGCCATTGCTCGATACGATGCGAGCTTGGGACCAAGCGATGATCTACGCGATGATTTCCGGGACTTATACGCCGATCATATATCGGCATGGCCCATCTTGGATTTGTGGGCCACTGTTGGTCGCGATTTGGGTGGCGGCGTTTTTAGGGATCGGAACGAAACTGCTCGCTCGGCATCGCGTGAACAACATCACGACCGCGGGATATTTGTTGCTCGGTTGGCTACCGGCGATCCCACTGTACCGCCAAGTCCCGACAGAAGTCGGCTACGGGATGATGCTCGGTGGCGTGCTATACAGTTTGGGAGTCGTCGTGCTATTGCAAGACCATCGCCTTCCGTACCTACACGCCGTTTGGCATCTATTGGTGATGAGTGCTGCGTTGACTCACTTTTTGACCATTCGGTGGTACGTCGTCGGCTAA
- a CDS encoding sulfatase produces the protein MSSPDPFRVCAATVAVCLLSVACSCPASAAETKPNVVLILMDDMGAHDLSGEGSQFYQSPNIDSIAAQGIRFSNGYATCCVCSPSRASIQLGTFPARHGITDWIGAKSGLAWKRPNRVLPAEYLHELPTDQTTIAEAFREAGYGTFFAGKWHLGGEGSWPTDHGYDENQGGHDRGSPPGGFFSPYKNPVLTDGPDGESLPIRLAQETADYIRRNSDEPFFAMLSFYSVHAPVQTSKELWEKYRDRAPELKPGQTRFLVDRTLPVRQVQDHPVYAGMVETVDNAVGVVLHALDELGLEENTIVVFTSDNGGVSSGDAYATSNLPLRGGKGRQWEGGIREPLYIRYPAGVRPGIESSTPVTGADLYPTLLDLCGIPLKPEQHVDGVSLKPILKGGTIESRALYWHYPHYGNQGGEPNAIIQKNRWKLIHYFEDGRNELYDLENDPGEQSDLSLTNPARTAELFQQLDKWLDEVDAKRPKADPRYDPAKTEEFYRRIQTANLQRLEEFHQRILEATWQPNEDWWGSFRTDD, from the coding sequence ATGAGTTCACCGGATCCCTTTCGCGTCTGCGCTGCCACTGTCGCAGTCTGCCTGCTAAGTGTCGCCTGTTCCTGCCCGGCATCTGCAGCCGAGACCAAGCCAAACGTTGTCTTAATTTTGATGGACGACATGGGCGCACATGATTTGTCCGGCGAAGGCAGTCAATTCTATCAATCACCAAACATCGATAGCATCGCCGCGCAAGGCATTCGATTTTCTAATGGTTACGCGACCTGTTGCGTTTGTAGTCCTTCCCGGGCAAGCATTCAGTTGGGAACGTTCCCCGCGCGACATGGGATCACTGATTGGATTGGGGCCAAATCTGGGCTGGCTTGGAAGCGTCCCAATCGCGTTCTTCCGGCCGAATACCTCCATGAGTTACCAACCGATCAAACCACGATCGCCGAAGCGTTTCGTGAAGCCGGCTATGGAACGTTCTTTGCCGGAAAGTGGCATCTAGGCGGCGAAGGCTCTTGGCCGACTGACCATGGTTACGATGAAAACCAAGGCGGCCATGATCGTGGTAGCCCTCCCGGAGGTTTCTTCTCACCGTATAAGAATCCTGTTCTTACCGATGGACCGGATGGCGAATCGCTGCCCATTCGACTCGCCCAGGAAACGGCCGATTACATTCGACGCAACAGCGACGAACCGTTCTTTGCGATGCTGTCGTTCTACAGTGTTCATGCGCCCGTTCAAACGAGTAAGGAACTGTGGGAAAAGTATCGAGACCGTGCGCCGGAATTGAAACCAGGACAGACGCGTTTCTTGGTCGATCGTACGTTGCCGGTACGCCAAGTCCAGGATCACCCTGTTTACGCCGGAATGGTAGAAACGGTCGACAATGCGGTCGGCGTCGTCCTGCACGCCCTCGATGAACTGGGGCTGGAAGAAAACACGATCGTTGTCTTCACCAGCGACAACGGAGGGGTCTCCTCGGGAGATGCATACGCGACGAGCAATCTTCCTCTTCGTGGCGGCAAAGGACGACAATGGGAGGGCGGAATTCGTGAACCGCTCTATATTCGCTACCCTGCGGGCGTCCGTCCCGGAATCGAGAGCTCAACGCCGGTGACGGGCGCCGACTTGTACCCGACGCTACTTGACCTTTGCGGGATCCCCCTGAAGCCGGAACAACACGTCGACGGGGTTAGCCTGAAACCGATCCTCAAAGGAGGGACGATCGAAAGCCGCGCCCTTTATTGGCACTATCCGCACTACGGCAATCAGGGAGGTGAACCGAATGCGATCATCCAAAAAAACCGCTGGAAGCTGATCCATTATTTCGAAGACGGGCGCAACGAACTGTATGACTTGGAAAACGATCCTGGCGAGCAAAGCGATTTGTCGCTAACCAACCCGGCTCGGACCGCTGAGCTTTTTCAGCAGCTCGATAAGTGGCTTGATGAAGTCGATGCGAAACGTCCCAAAGCCGATCCACGATACGATCCTGCGAAAACAGAGGAATTTTATCGACGGATTCAAACAGCGAACTTGCAACGGCTTGAGGAATTCCACCAGCGTATTTTGGAGGCAACTTGGCAACCAAACGAAGATTGGTGGGGTAGTTTCCGAACGGACGACTGA
- a CDS encoding fatty acid desaturase family protein gives MSVDPAAHETVHNTPKLGSIRGTAGGEASTQRRGRSQGTTPQPTSGGGQFSFAEARSLIGDLTQPNAKIYWTDFLASIIVGFVAFHVMLFVPQVYGFEPWVIGTVAVSYVVTITLFMRSVMFIHELVHLPKQGFKAFRIVWNALCGIPLFVPSFLYYPHVDHHRRKHYGTDHDGEYLALSHHSRWWIVGFILQSAVIPVLGLFRFVVLSPLCWLIPGLRPIVHRHASTMVVDPFYEREDASKNVLRVVVMQEFFCFLVGAWIICGHKIVFGTWFNPLWIVAYAVAIGLLTLNEIRTLGAHRWTGDGSEMTFEEQLLDSVNYPHHPWLSELWGPVGTRYHALHHLFPRLPYHNLGKAHRRLMEGLPADSPYRQTVAPNLFSEIVALWKRAGDRNSVRQEETTQRAAA, from the coding sequence ATGTCTGTTGATCCAGCCGCTCACGAAACCGTTCACAACACGCCCAAACTAGGATCGATTCGCGGGACCGCCGGGGGGGAAGCCTCGACGCAACGACGTGGCAGGTCCCAGGGCACCACACCACAACCCACGTCCGGTGGGGGGCAGTTTTCATTTGCCGAGGCTCGCAGCCTGATCGGCGACCTGACGCAGCCAAACGCGAAGATTTACTGGACCGACTTTTTGGCTTCGATCATCGTCGGGTTTGTTGCGTTTCATGTGATGCTGTTCGTCCCCCAAGTTTACGGATTTGAACCGTGGGTGATCGGCACTGTCGCAGTGTCCTATGTGGTCACGATTACCTTGTTCATGCGTTCGGTGATGTTCATTCACGAACTCGTTCACTTGCCCAAGCAAGGATTCAAAGCATTTCGAATTGTTTGGAATGCGTTGTGTGGTATTCCTCTGTTTGTGCCTTCGTTCTTGTATTATCCACACGTCGACCACCATCGTCGTAAGCATTACGGCACCGACCATGACGGTGAGTATTTGGCGCTCAGCCATCACAGCCGATGGTGGATCGTTGGTTTCATCCTGCAATCCGCAGTGATTCCTGTCCTCGGTTTGTTTCGCTTTGTGGTGCTCAGCCCCTTATGCTGGTTGATTCCTGGGCTGCGTCCGATCGTACATCGTCATGCCTCGACGATGGTCGTCGATCCATTCTATGAACGCGAAGATGCGTCGAAGAATGTGTTGCGAGTCGTTGTCATGCAGGAATTCTTTTGCTTCCTGGTCGGAGCCTGGATCATCTGTGGTCACAAAATCGTTTTCGGCACTTGGTTCAATCCGCTGTGGATCGTTGCCTATGCGGTCGCGATTGGTTTGCTGACCCTGAACGAGATCCGAACCCTCGGCGCACATCGCTGGACCGGCGATGGAAGTGAAATGACGTTCGAGGAGCAACTGCTTGACTCGGTCAACTACCCCCACCATCCGTGGCTCAGCGAACTGTGGGGGCCGGTGGGGACGAGATATCATGCGTTGCATCACCTGTTCCCACGATTGCCGTATCATAACCTCGGAAAAGCCCATCGCCGATTGATGGAAGGGTTGCCCGCCGATTCGCCTTATCGGCAAACCGTCGCGCCGAATCTCTTTAGCGAAATCGTGGCGTTGTGGAAACGTGCCGGTGACCGCAACAGCGTACGTCAAGAAGAAACGACACAACGCGCCGCCGCCTAG
- a CDS encoding BaiN/RdsA family NAD(P)/FAD-dependent oxidoreductase, translated as MGKSLHQDQCAKSSQHIVVIGAGAAGLVAANEAARRGAHVDLLEKNRKTGTKILMSGGTRCNLTQDTDAKGIVQAFGPSGRFLQKSVGAFPPADVVRMFHDLGVATKVESTGKVFPQSNRAIQVRDALQRQALDAGVHLHRSVAVTAIETCADGRWRVQTETEAIECDRVIVTSGGKSWPRCGTTGDAYSWLHQLGHRIVRTRPALVPLVGGTRWMRDLSGVTLPDVVASVYEQSDWKTKSGKKLKPLLQRRSGWLFTHFGFSGPAAMDVSGIITQADSFDDRVLVADLVPSISEAELTAEFQRRDGASSRRTVANVLATWLPTRVAESLSLEYQSDVTLAQLSKEKLQQIVRAVKCCAMPVNGTRGFDKAEVTAGGVAVKEVDPRTMESRLRPGLFIAGEVLDVDGWIGGYNFQAAFSTGRAAGIAASRSDA; from the coding sequence ATGGGAAAATCTTTACATCAGGACCAGTGTGCGAAATCGTCCCAGCACATCGTTGTGATCGGCGCCGGGGCGGCTGGTTTGGTTGCCGCAAACGAAGCGGCACGCCGAGGTGCACACGTTGATTTGTTGGAGAAGAATCGCAAAACAGGTACGAAAATCTTGATGAGCGGTGGGACTCGCTGCAATCTCACGCAGGACACCGACGCCAAGGGAATTGTTCAAGCGTTCGGTCCGTCAGGGCGATTCCTACAGAAGTCAGTCGGTGCCTTTCCTCCGGCGGACGTCGTCAGGATGTTTCATGATCTCGGCGTCGCGACCAAAGTCGAATCGACGGGCAAGGTATTCCCACAATCGAATCGAGCGATCCAGGTTCGTGATGCGTTGCAGCGGCAAGCACTCGACGCGGGAGTTCACCTGCATCGTTCCGTCGCCGTCACCGCAATCGAAACCTGTGCAGACGGACGTTGGCGAGTCCAAACTGAAACGGAAGCCATCGAATGCGATCGCGTGATCGTGACTTCCGGGGGGAAGAGTTGGCCTCGTTGTGGCACCACCGGGGATGCCTATTCGTGGCTCCATCAACTGGGGCATCGGATCGTCCGTACCCGACCCGCACTTGTCCCACTGGTCGGTGGGACACGTTGGATGCGCGATCTCTCCGGTGTCACCTTGCCCGACGTTGTGGCTTCGGTCTATGAGCAAAGCGACTGGAAAACTAAGTCTGGTAAAAAACTGAAGCCGCTTCTCCAACGCCGTAGCGGTTGGTTATTCACGCACTTCGGTTTTTCAGGTCCGGCGGCGATGGATGTCAGTGGGATCATCACTCAAGCAGACTCGTTTGATGACCGCGTGCTCGTCGCAGACCTCGTGCCGTCGATTTCGGAGGCTGAATTGACAGCCGAGTTTCAGCGTCGTGATGGTGCATCGAGCCGTCGAACTGTTGCCAATGTTTTGGCGACCTGGTTGCCGACGAGGGTGGCCGAAAGTCTTTCGTTGGAATACCAATCCGATGTGACCTTGGCGCAGCTTTCAAAAGAGAAGCTTCAACAGATAGTGCGGGCCGTGAAGTGTTGTGCCATGCCGGTCAACGGGACCCGCGGATTTGACAAAGCCGAGGTGACCGCCGGCGGCGTCGCGGTCAAAGAAGTTGATCCACGAACGATGGAAAGCCGTCTGCGTCCCGGGCTGTTCATCGCCGGCGAAGTCCTGGACGTCGATGGTTGGATCGGGGGCTACAACTTTCAAGCCGCGTTTAGTACCGGTCGAGCGGCCGGCATCGCTGCGTCACGAAGCGATGCGTGA